Within the Trichoderma breve strain T069 chromosome 3, whole genome shotgun sequence genome, the region CACGATGCACCACTCCACCGAGATTTGGGGCCCCGATGCCGAGGACTTTAACCCTGACAGATGGGCAAATGTGACCCAGCGACAGAAGGATGCGTTTATTCCTTTTAGCCACGGCCCTAGAGCTTGTGTTGGACGAAAcgtggctgagatggagatgaagctgattgCGGCTACCTGGGCGAGGAGATATGGTGCCAAGGTTCTGCAGGGGCCTATGGAGACGCGAGAGGGCTTCTTGAGGAAGCCTTTGGGATTGGATATTGCTTTGTACAAGAGGTGATTTGTCTCGAAGAGGGACACAGAATGTTGGGATAAGTTTTATCGGGCGGCGTTCGTTCATATATGTACAAAGCAGGTAAATATGTGTCTAGAGGCATGATTGAGCGTTGGTGGTTGGGTATCCAGGCTGGGACATGAAAAACAATCAAGGAAATACTTTCTAGCAATTACATTAGGAGGTACCTAGGAATATTTGTATCAATTTCAACTCTCTATTATTTTAAACAATGATTCACGTCGGAAAACTAGCCCCAACAGGAATAGGAAGCTGATTGTGGAACAATGACAACTCAATATTCTGGAGATGGATCACTTTGACGAtatctgtctgtctgttgGAAGGTTCTCATAGCTGTTTTACGCAGTTCGGAAACAAGCAAATCTCCTCTGTGGCGCAATTGGCTAGCGCGTCTGACTGTTAATCAGGAGGTTGGAAGTTCGAGCCTTCCCGGAGGAGCTTAGTGTTtcatcttttgctttttttgctgctgctttgttctttttttgtctctttttctctcttcgttGTCAATTCTTCAACGAGTCTTCCAAGCCACCAGGATGCGGACCAAAGATTTGACCGGTAGATCAGGTGGCTAGTCCAGAGAGTTCATTGCAACTTCTTGGGTCGGGATTTAAAGAATAGACTTCCAACAAGCGTTGGAATACTATGTGCAGAAAGACTAGCAATATGCGTGAAGACATTTCTTTGATCAAGTTACGAGTTGTATCAGCCTGTCATCTATATACAATAAAACGGAGCCTGGAATTATTATTCTTCTTGGGCAGTGATCAGTAGAGTAGAGCTTTGCATCTGATGCTGTTGTGTGCTCTAGTCTGATCATTACCGAAGTGTCCATTCTCCAACAACCACTCCACCAACGACTGAGGCAACTGATAATCCATTATGAAATACACAATCGAAATCAGTCTATAGCCTTATCAATCCATATTTTCCACATGCCTCTTATTTCCTCGCAATTCCAATTCCAATTTCCCGCCCACCCAGGTCTGAGGTCTAGGGTACACAAACCCGTCTCCACACCACCCACTCCAGCTTCAAAATCGAATTGTCGCCTACTTCCCACAACAACCAATCAAAGGCACTTTGGCCGAGCGGTCTAAGGCGCCGTGTTCAGGATCTATCTTGCTTCGCGGTCTAGTAATAGGCGAGGGTTCGAATCCCTCAGGTGTCATAGgatttcatttttttttcccgtcGAACGAATTCTGAGATCGGATTTTTTTGTCACTGttcgattttttttctttaggCAAGTTATTGGAATTTGTGCGTGGGAATTTACTTTTGTCTGCTTTGTCCACATATGGAGCTGTGGAATGTGCTGCGCATTTCGCGTCTGACAGCAACTCAGTCTGAATCATTTTACTGCCCCAAATTGGCACGTTTCACGCGGCGCTGATAGCAAATAAGGTAGGCCAACTTCGTAGCCAGTTATTATTGCAAGATGCTAGAAGGGAAATGGTGTACAAGTAGAGAGCCAAGGCTTCATGGTGTCAGAGTTTCTGAAGTGTGTACAACACGCAAACTTTTGTTCAATAGACCCTGTCGGCTGAAGTTGCTGCTACCACGACAACTAcaaatgtacatgtattcggCAATCTGTTAAAAAGGCCACTCGACTATACTATTTTCAAGCCGAACAGCGAAAAATTGGCTGTAGCATCCGTCTCTTTCAGTTTAAGCCTTCAGCTTGGTCCAGTCCTGCTTCTTGAAATAGTCGAACACGGTATCAAGTTTACCCAGGGTTGACAACTAGCAACTCCAATGTCAGCGCCAATGTACAGAGATTTAAACAGAGAGGCCACTTACGTCTTTCGGATGAATAATGGTAGGGTCAGCCCGCCCTTCATAGCCATATTCGCTCCAGTACGCAAAGTTatcatccagctccagcttgagcTCAGGTGGCTCAGTAACCTTGGACTGGCCCTTTGGCAACTGCACAGCTTCGGTCGGAATACCGATTACCTTGGAAAGGATAGCAGCAACCTCTCGGATAGTGAGCCATTCTCTATAGGCGATGACGTTCTTGCCCGCGGGCTCTTCCACCAGAGCCTTGACGAAGGGGCCTGAATCTTCTTCGGCGGCAATGAAGGGGAATTTGACGTCTACATCTAGGTTGCCAGTGAATCGggcaacgccatcatctccctaTAACCGGCGGTCAGTACTCGTCAGCGGATTCATACTGATGCGTATTTACCTTGACAAACTCCAAAATCGGGTTAAGGATGAAATTGCTCAGGAACCAACCAGCCTGGAAAATGCTCGTCTTCGCCCACAAATCGGGATAAGTCTCCCTCGCGTAGTCTTCGGCTCTAGCCTTGGAGTCAAAGTGGTACACATGAGTGTACTTCCCAAAGGACCACCTCGTCGCATTCGAAAGAGACGAGTAGACAAAGCGCTCCAGGGTCGGGAGCTTTGCCACAATATCAATGACATTCTTCAGTTGTTGGACTTCGTGGTCCGCGGCCCATACGTTGAGCGGCTGTCctggcttggccttgtccttgttggCTGGATCTCCGTATAAGCCCCAGAAGTCGCTGACGAGAAAGACGGCGTTTGCGCCTTGGAGAGCAGGCTCAAGCGTCGATGGGACATCCATGTCGGCGGCAACGACTTCTGCGCCGCGGGCAGCGAGGGCTCTGGCTTTGGCGCTCGAAGGGTTTCGTGTAAGAGCCCGAACTCGCCAA harbors:
- a CDS encoding nmrA-like family domain-containing protein, with translation MASTKLIVVVGATGNQGGSVADVFLSTPGWRVRALTRNPSSAKARALAARGAEVVAADMDVPSTLEPALQGANAVFLVSDFWGLYGDPANKDKAKPGQPLNVWAADHEVQQLKNVIDIVAKLPTLERFVYSSLSNATRWSFGKYTHVYHFDSKARAEDYARETYPDLWAKTSIFQAGWFLSNFILNPILEFVKGDDGVARFTGNLDVDVKFPFIAAEEDSGPFVKALVEEPAGKNVIAYREWLTIREVAAILSKVIGIPTEAVQLPKGQSKVTEPPELKLELDDNFAYWSEYGYEGRADPTIIHPKDLSTLGKLDTVFDYFKKQDWTKLKA